The nucleotide sequence ATGAATCTAGTGATTTTGCAAAACGAGCTTACAGCCAGTCAAAGCTAACCGCTCACCTCGATACTCTCGCTCAGTGCCTGTATGCTACCGGCAAAATAAATAAAGCTGTTGAACTCTTACAGGAATGTGTTAAACTCGAGCCAAATGTCAGTTACTTTTCACAAAAGTTAACTCTTTGGAGAAATCACTTACCTGCACAGGAATAATTTGCATGAACAATACCTATACCCTACTCGACTCTGGAAACTTTAAGAAACTCGAAAATGTTGGTGGCCATTTAATGGTTCGCCCCTGCCCTCAAGCTTGCTGGACTCCAAGCCTCCCCAAACATGAATGGAATAAAGCTAAAGACATTTATTTAAGAAGTAGTAAGGGCGGTGGAAACTGGAAATTCAATACTCTTCCTGAACAATGGGAGATAGAATACCTCCAACAGAAAATGATCATTAGACCCACTAACTTTGGCCATTTAGGCATCTTTGCCGAAGCCGCAAGTAACTGGGAGTGGCTAAAAGAAAAATCCAACCCCAACGTCAAAGCACTCAATATGTTCGCCTATACTGGTGGCAGTTCCTTAGCAATGGCTAAAGGTGGC is from Lentisphaera profundi and encodes:
- a CDS encoding class I SAM-dependent methyltransferase, with protein sequence MNNTYTLLDSGNFKKLENVGGHLMVRPCPQACWTPSLPKHEWNKAKDIYLRSSKGGGNWKFNTLPEQWEIEYLQQKMIIRPTNFGHLGIFAEAASNWEWLKEKSNPNVKALNMFAYTGGSSLAMAKGGAQVTHLDAAKGIVDWARLNANANDIANIRWIVDDANRFLDREIRRGNKYDALVMDPPSYGRGTKGEIWKIEDDIMPYLERCKAVMSDKPAFILFTCHTPILPLKS